The Calditrichota bacterium genome contains the following window.
GTGGCGTTCATGCATCAGGGGCGAATCACCGCGCAAGGGGCCCCCGCTGAGCTTGCGAAGTTAGCGCGCACGAAACTGCTCGAGGTACGCTGTTCGCATCCCTTGGAGGCGGCGCGCCTCGTGCAGGGCCTCCCCTCGATTCTCAACGTGCATGCGTTTGGCGACCACCTCCGTGTGGGCACAAGAGAGCCCACCCGTGCCCGGCAAGCGATCGCCAAGAAGCTCCAGGCAAGCGGTGTTGCCGTCGACTCGATCGCTGAAGCCTCCCCCACCATCGAAGACGTGTTTGTGGAGCTGATGCGCACGTGATGAAATGGGCCGACAACACCGTGGCGATCCACACGAAGGATCTTTGCCGCAGCTTTGGCTCGTTCGTCGCCGTGGACCATGTCTCCATCGATGTGCGCTACGGCGAGGTGTTTGGCTTCCTCGGCGCAAATGGCGCGGGTAAGACTACCACCATTCGCATGTTATGCGGCCTGTTGGTGCCTACTTCCGGTGAGGCATGGGTAGCGGGCTTTGACGTCGTGCGCGACAGCGAACGCGTCAAGGCATCCATCGGGTACATGTCCCAGCGTTTTTCCCTTTAT
Protein-coding sequences here:
- a CDS encoding DUF4162 domain-containing protein codes for the protein VAFMHQGRITAQGAPAELAKLARTKLLEVRCSHPLEAARLVQGLPSILNVHAFGDHLRVGTREPTRARQAIAKKLQASGVAVDSIAEASPTIEDVFVELMRT